The genomic region CGGGCAGCTCGGCCTGCGGGATCTCGACCTTGTACATCTTGTCGATGCGGGCCAGGATCTCGATGGCGCGCAACGAATCGGCCTCGTAGTCCTCCATGAAGTCGCCGGTGTCGCTCAGCTCTTCCGGCTCCACCTCGAGCACTTCGGCGACCATGGCGCGGAGATCCTCGAGCTGCTGCTCTTCCTGATTCATAGTGATCCTTCTCATCGGCAATTCGGTGACGGGACTGTCGGTGAAACGTGTGGTGGGAAGGTCAGGCCGGCTCGAGCACCGGCCCACCGGGCTCGGACGGGCGAACCGGGCGCCGGGTGGCGACCAGGGTGGCCACGGTGGCCAGCCGGCGATCGGCGACCCAGATCTCGCCCGAGGCGAAGGCGGTGTCGGCGATCACGGAGTCGATCCGGACCTCGTGCCGAAGGACGTCACCCGGATGGGCGGTGCCCTCGAAGCTGAAATCGGTGGCCCCCACGAACATCAGCACCTGATCGTCGCCGGGAGTAGGCAGCCGCCCGTCGAGCCACAGCAACGCCGCGCTCTGCCCGAACGATTCGACGATCAACGAGTACGGGTAGCTGTAATCCTGGTTCTGCGCGCCCTCGGGCAGGTCGGCGAAGCAGGCGTCGGTTCCGGTGACCGCCTTGATGGTGCTGATCCGGCGGCCCGACTCCAACTCCAGAACCCGGTCGACGAGCAGCAGCGGAAAGCGCTGCGGCAGCACCGCTCGAACATCGGCATGTTCACGCATCGCTGGCCCGGCCCGCCGCGAAGTCGGCCCGGATCCGGGCCGCGACGGTGCCGTCCAACCGGGTGCCCACTGCCTTGGCCGACCAGCCGCCACCGGCAGCCGGCGTCACGGTGACCCGCAGGGTGAGCTCGTCCCCGTCGAGCAGCGGCGCCAGGAACCGCACCGAACGCAGGGTGCGCAGCACCGGCCGGCCAGCGGCCTCCCATCCGAAGGCGTGCGCCATCGCCTGGCACAGCGACTCGATCACGAAGATGCCGGGAAAGATGGCCAATCCGGGAAAGTGACCGCGCAGGTTCGGGTCATCGCCGTGCACCCCCACCCGGGCGGTCAGCAGCATCGCGTCCCCGTCGGGCTCGCACTGCCACTGCTCGACGGCTCGTAGCGGCGCGGCAACCCCGACCGTGTCCGGTGTCCGCACCCACCCCGCTTCGGCGGTGCGGGTCACAGCGTGATGCCCCCGTCGACGTGAAAGACCTGCCCGGTGATGTAGGAGGCGTCTTCGGACAGCAGGAACGCCACCAGCTCGGCGACATCCTCGGGTTGGCCGAATCGGCGTAACGGAATGTTGGCCATGGCCT from Jatrophihabitans sp. harbors:
- a CDS encoding acyl carrier protein encodes the protein MNQEEQQLEDLRAMVAEVLEVEPEELSDTGDFMEDYEADSLRAIEILARIDKMYKVEIPQAELPELRNLKAVHAALTRHSVQG